ttgattctGCTCTGTTCCATTCTGATCAAGGACTACTTGTTTTCTTGTAAACTTTTGTCAGAAAATGATGATTCAATTGTGTTTTGCTATCACCTGAAGCCGGTAGCTGCACCGTATTTATCATGAAGACAGACGGATAGTGCCTCATCAAGATTTTTGGCTGCAAACGCTGCCCTGCTCATGAAGAGAATTGCTGTTTATCAATGAAATACACACGTGTTAGTACAAGGGGGCTATTTACATTGGTATAAAACCAAAACGATGCATGTGACAACTTAAATTGGTTGAAGCATATGTATATCGGCCAGAATATTAATTTCTTTTAAGTGTGTAGTGGAAGTTGAAtatcagtttgtaatattaataatactaaaaaaaaaaagagccACCCAGTTTGACTTTTCTATACAGAAAGTGTGTCTTACGTGTTTTATTCCTCTGGGTACCCTTGGGAAATAAACTGTTTGCTGAGAATGACAATCCATGAATGTTGAATCCCAAGAACACACCAAAGATTTGTCCAGCATAAGAAAGAACCGTAAAATTCTCCTTCTCTTCTCCACTGTCGTCAATAATCACTACATTCAGTATAAACACTTGGCCCTTGTTGATGGTGTCTGTGTCTTCGTTATGTGCATGAAGACTCTGAAAGTTCATAAAGTTGGCAAATAGAGATGACACATCGTAAAATGTAATACTTAATAATGGTATAAAATACTTGAACTTTATTCAGTtttatcataccataccataccaggAAATATATGAGTCAGTATTAAATCATTCACTAATATCTCTTACTGTGAGAAAATTTACAGTGCTTTTAAaaatgatgatggtggtggtggatgTAATGAAATGATGTTAACAACGGCAATGCAGTagccgttgttgttgttgttgttgttgttgttgttgttgttgttgttgttgttgctgctgctgctgccgCTGCtgttgttgatggtggtggtgatggtggtggtggtggtggtggtggtggtggtggtggtggtggtggtggtggtgatggtgatggtgatggtgatgatgatgatgatgatgatgatgatgatgatgatgatgatgatgatgatgatgatgatgatgatgatgatgatgatgataacgacgacgatgatgacgacaacGACAATAAAAGTCAAACTTTTATCGCACCATTTAAGTTTTCCGACACCAAATAGAATCCAGTGAGAAAATAAATTGCTTACGTATTGTTGACCTGACACCAAATCCTTGTAGTTGAGCATGACGTCACtgcatgatgacgtcatcttaGATATTTTACCTTGTTCTTGTAGTAATAACTCGATTTCAGGCCTGATATGCATCAAGAATATCTGTCGATTTTAAAACAAAGATTTGTCTATGATCtatgtggttttttttaatttcttactACTAATTATATAAAACAATCATCACTTTTTTTCCAACACTTTCAAGTCACATCCTACAAAGCCAATATTACAATCTTAAAGTTTGTACATGAGATTTAAAGACATATGAGGGTCTTGCATTACGCATTGTTCTGCGCATGACGTCGTACCTAATAGATATCGTCAGACTTCTCAGGTCAGTTCTTTGGTTTGGCTAGTAATGATGTAGTTTGGATTATATTTCCTATAATTTAGTGAAGACCGTGCATCTTTCAGTTTCAGCCTTCAGAAATGGTGTGGATCTTGAAGCTTGAAATCAAGAGAGACGTGGAACATAATTGTTTGCTCTATTAAGCAGCAacttaattttacatgtaaaaagtgTTTTGAGACATTTAGTTGGAAGAATTTGGGTGAGAATACATTTGACTAAAATCTTACCCTATCGAACGGAATAAAGGCTCCCTCTGACAAACCGTATAACTCATCCAGATAGCCAGGATATGTTTCATTTACAATCACCAAATATTCAGTGAATACTTTATAACCTTCATCAGTATCAAAATATGGTAATAGTTCACCAAACAACACCTCAAAGTTGAAATAAAGGTtctgtatttctttctttaattGTTGTCCCTGTGTTCACAGACAAAGACAGTTTATGCATGACGAGGAagaacagagagagagagagagagagagagagagagagagagagagagagagagagagagagagagagagagagagagagagagagagagagagagagagagagagagagagaggagagagagagagagagagagagagagagagagagagagagagagatagggGTGAGAGGGAGAGggggtgagagagagagagagagagagagagagagagagagagagagagagagagagagagagagagagagagagagagagagagagagagagagagagagagagagagagagagagtggggagggagggaggataATATTTAACACCTTCCATACTATGTCTTTAATTTTGCACGTGAGGATGAATCATGAATAGACAATACAAGCACACTGTTGTATTCGATTGCATCGATATCACCAACAACCCCCGTCGCGGTATACGAAGAAATCGGCACTACTGAGTTTGAGGGTATGGTGTGGATCAGTATAATTCAAAGTACTATAATACATGGGTAAACATCGACATATAAATAGACACGTACAATCTTGTATCCTACGTCATAATGTTGACCTTGTACTTTAAATACAGGTATCGAGTCATCGCTGCAGCAGCTCGAAGATATCACAAGAACCACCAAGATAATACCGATAAAGTTGATCGTTTTGTTGCCAGTCGTCATCCTTTGAgagaaaatatacaatgtataccaaTAAATGGAACATAAGcttatacatacatgatttgatttatttagtAAATCCATTCATACACAGTCTCTGTTTGAATGTAGCGTGGATAAATTAATTGATCTAGTTTAAGTAAATCATTTGTctattatttacattgtattagtTAATTCATAAACACTGTCTACAGCTTTGGTTAATTCATGGTAGGGAAAATAATGACATGCGTATGTGGTTTTTGAAAAAGCTGACTGGGCATTTGCGCTATTATCCCAGtctttactttaatatgtacTGAGATTAGTTACTTATACCATGGAGATAACCTCCTTGCTTTAATATACAAACTATGTATGAAAAACGATATATTAGTACACCGGACGGTCGGATTACATGAAACGGGTccatattgacctttgacccaaggTGAGTAATCTGTGGTCACTGCACTGTCACTCAGTTTTCCATATATCACTAGATATTTTTGCTAGGTAACTCCGGACagattttactattttttaaGGCAATTCTTTGGAGTTGCACTTACATATTTGACTCCTCATATATAACCTCAATGACGATTCCATATCGCCAGGGGATATAGAATCCGGGGTCTATGGTCATGAGCAGTTAAATTCTaccaaataatatatatatggttgTGATCGGTTAAATTTGCCGTCTAGGCTTAGAAAAACACCTGAGCTAGCTATGACGTCATTGGTATATGCTTACTATGTAGGTCAAACTATAGCAAAACATTGACTGGACGTCGACATTGGTAATATACAGATCTGGTGTAATGGGATGGCACAGTAATATTGCCGTGGTTGATCTCTAAGATTAGCAGATTAAAGTAAGTTTATTATAAAGATCTATAAACCGTCACATCTAAATCCGACTAATAATGCCGGGGAGATACTAGTACGTAAAGGTAAACAGTCTTACGTTTTATCCGTTGATTCCGTGTCACCCTTATGTAACTGAGGCCTAGATGGAAGCTATTGCGAGGTGAAGAGTCCAATGTTCACGACGGCGTCAATATGAACCAGTAAATGATCACTGAATATGTACGGGGTCAGGTGACCTCCAGGTCATATTCCCAAAATCGCAGGACgaataatttgatgattaaATATCTGTATACATAGTCAATTTGATTGATAAAAAGAAGAGATTCAATAAATGTCTGAGTATAAACTAGTTATAGCCTGGTGTTATTACTTTTCAATATGCACAGTCTCATCTCCTAAGCGCGAGTCTTGGTTGCTTGCTCTTAGCCTCCTTTATACTTAAACAAAAGTTTTAGCATGGAATTTTGTAGCTGACgaatcaaatttgttttcattgcaAGGAGAGACGTCAAAATATAGaatagtaaacaaaataaaacgtAATTCATGTAAATTTTCAGCCGCcaaattttacatttatatatacttggtttttgtgtttattttacaCATATGTGAATTGGGTAAATGTTGTTTTCAAGTTTTCAATAAACAAAGGGTAAATAAAAGGGTATTGTAAAGTTCCCTTTACAAATATCAGCTTTTCACCCAAGTAGAGTTTTCATCAGGGGTAAGCTAGTACAATAATCTTGAAGGTGAAATAtatcaataatgataatattaaagTTTTTATCCAAGTTATTTAAGTCATGGACAAAGCATCTTTTAGTTCATTCCACGGTAAGAAGTTTGTTAACAGTTTTCCTTATTCAATTAACTCCTCCGTTCGATTCCTTCTTTCGAAATCTGTCACAGTGGCTAAATAAAAGTTACTTATTTCGGCATATATATTAATTTCCACGGATCACTTTAGTTTAGTTCCTGCGACCGTAAGCCGCCCTTATTCCGATTTTgcactacattatcttcacagattacgtaatgtgtgaagatatgtagtgtaaaatcggaatacggtcgtcaggaactagactatgatcACTTGTATGgcttgttttttttgtatctaTTTCAAGGAAAGGGTAAATCTTAGTGACGTCGGCCTTCTCACCTTGCTTCTCACTGGTGTGGTCAAATTGATTACACTGAGTATAAAGAGATATTGAGCGCCCTCCTCGTTGCTCTAAAATTACTAATAATTAACAGTAACCTAGAGGGTCGATAATCGCAATTTTTCCGAAGGGTGTTCGTGTTTGTGTTCGTATATTCGCCTCGGACGCACGTGTTTCGAAGTTAGTGTCTCCATTTTGTACTGATCTTAGTGTAATATATCGAGGTTGATATTGGTGATATGTGAAGATGTCGGACTTAGCCAAGCTTCGTGAGGAAGTGAAAAAGAATGTGCGAGCACTTTTGATATCTGCACCTACAGGTTTGACCCCAAACCAGCTTCAAAATGACTACCAGGGATTGTTAGGTCACCAACTGCCATACAGAGATCTTGGATACAATTCATCGCTTGATTTACTTAGAGCTTTGCCAGACTGTGTGCAGTTCACCTACGATCGTGGTCATATGATCTTGAAAGGGGTAGCTGATGACACAACTAAACACATCGCCAGCTTAGTTGCAAGGCAAAGAGTCAGCAAACGACGTGGGCGGGGTCGTGGGTCAGGTCGGAGTGGACGTGTGTCTTTCGTGCGCAGAATTCCACCCCCTCCACCACGAGGACCAGCAAAACCGGTGATCGCCCAGGAACCATCTGTACCTGCACATgtcagaaataaaattaaagaGCTGTTGACACTGTACCCGAACGGTTTGCTTGGATCAAGTTTCAATATTGCATTTGCGAGGCGTTTTGGCCACCATATTGACTTCAACGCGATGGGGTTCAAATCTTTAGGACCACTGTTAAATTCTTTGACTGGTTTAGTACGCGTTGAGCAGTTGAGTAGTGGGGGCTTCAAAATATTTGGTAAGGATATACAAGCCTGTGGTGAAACAAGGCCTGCAGTTAAACAATGTAAAGAAAGTAAAAGTCTCCATAGACGGGGTTAgtattaattgttttgttttgttttgttttgttttgttttgttttgttttgttttgttttgtgttgtgttgtgttgtgttgtgttgtgttgtgttgtgttgtgttgtgttgtgttgtgttgtgttgtgttgtgttgtgttgtgttgtgttgcgttgtgttgtgttgtgttgtgtgccattgtgttgtgttgtgttgtgttgtgttgtgttgtgttgtgttgtgttgtgttgtgttgtgttgtgttgtgttgtgtgccATTGTGTTCTGTTGCGTTCTGTTGAGGTGTGTTGTTTTTCTTGGAAATGATGGgatgttttgtttaaaaatattttattttattgtagttAATTAACCAAGCATGCACCTAGATGCAATATTACAcattctaaaaaaataaataaaggcaAATTGACAATTCTTTTATTGTTTATGATGTCAGTACATTAACTTTAAATAGTTTTGGTGCAAACCAAACCAGAGATGTATCTAcacattatgaaatatatgtatgggtgggggtgggggtggagggtggggattgttgttgttattaccTTGGTATATACCCGATGAACTGATATGACATACACATACTTCATATCCCACTAGCATAAAGTAAACCCTTCCTCATATCTCAACAGCAcataacaaaaataacacacTCCTTTCCAACCAACACATATACATTTGACATCCCATTCCCGATAAAAGTATGAACTATTCACTCCCCTTTCcaaaatcatttgatctgtGTATAGCAACAGACACTTCAATAAGTATTCATCCAAGAAGAGCTTCACCAGCATGTTTCATTTGTTGGCGGGGGTGGGAGGAAGTAGTCTGCGAGCATTTTCTAAGAAATGACAGGTGGTTGATGAATAATGGAAACCTGCaggtagtatagtatatgagTAATTACTAAGTTCACTTTTTCCATATCTTCTCATCATCTTTTTATAGGGAGATGGAAATTTTGGTTAGTacttttgaaaaacaaaaataatggaaattttaaactgtaaaaaatgtttacactATTAAACTCCTTCCACACAGGACCACAAAAAAGAGACCCATTTGACAACGTCCCTCACAATTAACATTCAAAGTCTGTTTAAAAAGTATAGtcataaaaatgtcaattttcagTTTAAAATGAATGAAGGCATATTAGTACAATGAAAATACAGTATTTTCTACACTAGCATTGCTTTACAAactgaaataaagaaaatatttcatctTTGACCTAAAAATTGTTTACAATGACAGATGATGAATTTAGAAGTGATGGATACTTCAGGGAGAAGACTAAGAAAGAGGAAATCAGAAAGAAACCTGTCATTCAGCCATTGATGCAACTAAAGGTTGAAGAACCGTTAGATGAAGAAATACCAACGGAACCAACAAATTATGAGAGTGAAAACAGGACAGAAGAAACTATAGACCCAGAAATAAAGGAAGAAATTAGAGCGGTAAATgtaacttgttttattttataggTTTTCAGAAAACCAGTAACCAGCAGATTTAAATTTGTGAAGCTTGCAGTTGTCCAAGTTTCATGACCCAATGCAGTGTTCTGTGTGAAATACAATGGAAACCATGAGAGTAGAGACAacattgtctggctcaacaaactTTGTGCTAACATGGCTTCTTCtgataaaaatatgacaatattcaGGACAATATTGTTGAAATTTTTATGTGAGCTACCATTACCTCAGCAGATAGTTGGCCAAATCATATACAACGCATGCAAGAGTAAGTCaaaactcccccccccccccccccagctccTCTACTTCTTAGGTACTTTGTTTCTGTCAATGTACACATATGATATTACTAATAGTAATACCGTATGGTGAAAGAAGATTGGCCTGAAGGTATATAGGTAACAGGTGTAGTCTCCTTAGGGATATCACAGAAAAACTGAACAATGATAGTAAATAAACTGTGCTAAAGATCCTGAGTAACCATTTCTGTACattcatgtttttttattttgttagttGCTTATCAAGAGACCAGCTGGTATGTGGGCTGCCAGACTGCCCCACGAATACAAGGTAAATTGTCAACTAATACATAgtaatttatttacaatactcAGTCTCTTTGAACACATTATGTCATCATTACTCCAGAGTCTTGTCATCATCTTACTATCTCTTGCTTTCCAAAACACTAGAGAAAGGTAAGACTACAACAAGTCTGTGTGTCCCTAGTAAGATGATGTTGGGTATCTATGTGTCAGGATGTTTGTTTCACAGCTTTGCTGATATCAGTGATAGTGTGGGTTCAACACATCTATCTTTACTACAGACTCAGTCTCTTGGTATATGTAATCAACAGCGTTAGAATCATCACATAATGTGACATTCTCAATTAAAAAAGGATTCAGTTTTCACTGATAACAAATTTCATCTctggtgtattttactgtgaCTTAGAATACAAAAATTAGAAGTCTTGGCAAGGAAAATGGTTTCTAATGAGATGTAACAGAGGGAAAGAAAAAACCATGAAAGGGCAGTGAAAATGAAGCACATCCTCTTTTTGACTGACTAGAGTTGCTAAGTGTTGATGGAAGCCAAATTTAATCTGATTTAAGAAAGGCTTAGTTTTAATACCAAATGTTGTCAGATCATCAGCCATATACCttgtattgtttatatttgtattgttctGTTATCTAGGCTTTAATTAGTATACTCTTTGCATTTCTCATGTAACCAGTGTACTTTATttaaagataagataaaaaagataatatataCAGGCTGTTGACCACAGAAGTAGCGTTTTTTTAAGGGCTCAAAATTAGCActagtatacaatagacacccagtggaaagataaacaacaaggcggagccgcgttgtttatctttccactggTGTCTATTGTTCTTATGCCTGACAACTTCACAGGATGGtaggattagtccatctcacccttgctagactagattaagataaagtacacactgtctcaccccttgccaggctagatgatgataatactgagataaaagtgtacacattcggatggggacacacacaaaataagccatacaacattcacaagccctgatagggctgaacaacgagacgtgtcttatattatagtgtagctcatatgaagatatgtgtaaaattcgttttttaaatgttaccgtttcttttgaatggtaatgTGCCCTTCATCccccttactgtgcagtcactactccattcatggtacagtagtatgacttatttttaatactactcgccacaactatttttctccgtaattaagttctcctcgtaattttggcaaactattttggtccgggccttacatttcattcttgagaccatggaCGCTTCCCCTATACTTCCAtgtgcaggcatatggtttctgactttgctggactggttttacttgaactacaaaggtcaacccaattcacaccttctaaatccccctttgtcttacactctccaatactgataagacttcagcagcaactcagacaaggagcTGATTATAACccctacacaaactttaatattagctctggtagaggactgctaatcccgtacatgtcaaacaatgtgtcaacattatgacagataaagggcataagTAGCAATATAGActttgtatctagactaccaaatatatgGAGTGGTAATCTGATTGACTAATGGAAATCAGTGGAAATTTGAAGCTGAAATAGTTTActtagctcagagacttggctacaTACTGGCGTGACAGTTCTGTctcaacatactggcttgacagttcTGGTAAACGGCATTTCCAatccagatagccaagtctctgtgcTAGGGTTCACTTGTCTAAATCTGAATACCAAGTGTAGAAGGCAACTGCTTTTGAAAATAGTTTATGATGTTGTTCTTTGCCCTCACAGCGTTCAACAGACAAGGACCTACCTTTAAAACAGTTAGGGTTCTATAGTGTTATAGAACTTGTCTCCTTGATGCCAGATGTGGTGTCCATTGAAAGACCAACTCCTAAAGGTGATTGGCTATTGTACGACGCCAAGACACATCACAAGAAACCACCAGGTCAGGTTAAAATTATAAAGTATAGTCTGCCTAATTGTAcatattcaaacagaaaatactcaatttataccctggttgttctatgtaacaacacatgtctacatcattgattCTGCCGGGCTCAAAATTTCTatcaaaattttacaaatcaccgttagttttcatgattttttttcaataagtATGTTATATAAAGAAGTGGAATGCAGTGTCGGTAGTTTTGCCAAGATTTAGAACCCTGGTATGAGGGAAgggtaaatctggtaaaacgTGCCTAGATTTACATATCTTATATGGTAATTTTGGTCCTACTGGGTACACGGGTACATGGTAAATAACCAGGTGAACTCAGGTAAATCAACAAAAATCCTCAGTAGGGAATCCTTGTAAATGACCAGGAGAACTCAGATGGATGTTTACCTGACACACcccctttaacaaaaacactgactaCTAACATTGAACAGAAAGATTTGTTCTCTCACACTTTTGACATGCTCTCAGCTATCCTCACTGTGTCCGAAACATGTTTATGTGTTCAGTTATCAATTTCATAGACTGTGTATTTAGTTTTgataaagtaaacatttcatAATAGAATTGCAGAGCAAGTCAAGATTATCATTtctataacaaaacattttgttgatgtttttccTTGTAGCAGAGGAGACAAACACCATTGAAGTGTCGCCCAAACTGAGGGAAAAATTGACAGATGAGAGTTTACT
This portion of the Glandiceps talaboti chromosome 7, keGlaTala1.1, whole genome shotgun sequence genome encodes:
- the LOC144437910 gene encoding beta-alanyl-dopamine/carcinine hydrolase-like, giving the protein MTTGNKTINFIGIILVVLVISSSCCSDDSIPVFKVQGQHYDVGYKIGQQLKKEIQNLYFNFEVLFGELLPYFDTDEGYKVFTEYLVIVNETYPGYLDELYGLSEGAFIPFDRIFLMHIRPEIELLLQEQGKISKMTSSCSDVMLNYKDLVSGQQYSLHAHNEDTDTINKGQVFILNVVIIDDSGEEKENFTVLSYAGQIFGVFLGFNIHGLSFSANSLFPKGTQRNKTPILFMSRAAFAAKNLDEALSVCLHDKYGAATGFSVNIGFTSESGEPTLMNIEVAPDHMKGKTSWNNITLPVMNNSNDGHYYHFNMYKHSQVAQYDDPSSDHRQTRANQLPVPANLTGILNILGDTKDKDYPLYRTGSTKDTDATVVTGVFDLVKRTWSLYNENPKTSRKPVLIMNLPKPQLNSSRES
- the LOC144437911 gene encoding tudor domain-containing protein 5-like, with the translated sequence MSDLAKLREEVKKNVRALLISAPTGLTPNQLQNDYQGLLGHQLPYRDLGYNSSLDLLRALPDCVQFTYDRGHMILKGVADDTTKHIASLVARQRVSKRRGRGRGSGRSGRVSFVRRIPPPPPRGPAKPVIAQEPSVPAHVRNKIKELLTLYPNGLLGSSFNIAFARRFGHHIDFNAMGFKSLGPLLNSLTGLVRVEQLSSGGFKIFGKDIQACGETRPAVKQCKESKSLHRRDDEFRSDGYFREKTKKEEIRKKPVIQPLMQLKVEEPLDEEIPTEPTNYESENRTEETIDPEIKEEIRALLIKRPAGMWAARLPHEYKRSTDKDLPLKQLGFYSVIELVSLMPDVVSIERPTPKGDWLLYDAKTHHKKPPAEETNTIEVSPKLREKLTDESLLYNIWFTLSRHPNGVFLPNFQTLYLLLK